One genomic region from Carcharodon carcharias isolate sCarCar2 chromosome 12, sCarCar2.pri, whole genome shotgun sequence encodes:
- the LOC121285180 gene encoding C-X-C chemokine receptor type 2-like, with amino-acid sequence MAAQKFKLNDVDFGDVFENYTYSTDYTNLPDMSPCTPMVNRSINTVIAIVYALVCFLAMAGNMVVMVVILSNRRTISSTDIFLLHLAVADLLFAVTLPFWAVDAISGWVFGDAMCKIISMLKEVNFYSGILLLACISIDRYLSIVYSIRTHNQKRPFLIKLHCAAVWVVAIVLSLPILYKGEYPVPGLNRLVCYELLDGESAETWRVTTRFLRHFIGFLIPLAVMTFCYSVTIWKLCQTKGFQKQKAMKVIIAVVLAFLICWLPHNITVFVDTLLRSKLIVDTCDKRYHIDEAMFATQTLGFLHSCINPILYAFIGVKFRKNLLKLLANKGCIKQSAKSQYRGSLSSTSVSGLIETTI; translated from the coding sequence ATGGCCGCCCAAAAATTCAAACTTAATGATGTCGACTTTGGGGATGTTTTTGAAAATTATACATACTCTACTGACTACACTAATCTCCCAGACATGTCACCCTGTACACCCATGGTAAACAGGTCAATCAACACGGTAATTGCAATTGTCTATGCCCTGGTTTGTTTCCTCGCTATGGCAGGGAACATGGTCGTAATGGTTGTCATACTTTCCAATCGACGCACAATATCATCCACAGATATCTTCCTGCTTCATCTGGCAGTGGCTGATCTGCTCTTTGCTGTGACCCTACCCTTTTGGGCAGTGGATGCCATATCTGGCTGGGTGTTTGGTGATGCCATGTGTAAGATCATCAGCATGTTAAAGGAAGTTAACTTTTACAGTGGGATTCTGTTACTGGCTTGTATCAGTATCGATCGCTATCTGTCCATTGTCTACTCTATACGGACTCACAACCAGAAGAGACCATTTCTAATTAAGCTGCACTGTGCTGCTGTTTGGGTGGTGGCTATTGTTCTGTCTTTACCTATTCTGTACAAGGGTGAATATCCTGTACCTGGTCTCAACAGACTGGTGTGTTATGAGTTACTCGATGGTGAATCGGCTGAAACATGGAGAGTAACCACCAGGTTTTTGCGACACTTTATTGGGTTCCTCATTCCACTGGCTGTCATGACCTTCTGCTACAGTGTGACGATCTGGAAACTGTGTCAGACAAAGGGATTCCAGAAACAGAAAGCCATGAAAGTCATCATAGCGGTTGTGCTGGCTTTTCTGATATGTTGGCTACCGCACAATATTACTGTGTTTGTTGACACACTATTGAGGAGCAAACTCATCGTTGATACATGTGACAAACGCTATCATATTGATGAAGCTATGTTTGCAACCCAAACCTTGGGTTTCCTGCACAGCTGCATTAACCCAATCTTATACGCATTCATTGGGGTGAAATTCAGGAAGAACCTGCTCAAACTCTTGGCTAATAAAGGATGCATTAAACAAAGTGCCAAGTCACAGTACAGGGGATCACTATCCTCCACATCTGTATCCGGACTCATTGAAACTACAATATAG